In Caballeronia sp. TF1N1, the DNA window CGATCACATCCGGATCGTCGATGCCTCTCGACTGTTCGAGCGCACTCACCGTCAGCGCACGCTTGAGCCGGCCGAGCTCTTCGAGCGCGGCGGCGCGGGCCAACAAGTCCCAGTGCGTGGTGATGGGCAAAGTCATCGCGCGCTCGGCGATACCGCGATAATCCAGCAACGTGCCGATGCCGAAGTAGACGCTCGCCACGATTTCGAGACCACGCTCCGAGCAGGCGGCCACTTCCGCGCTATCGAGCACCGCCGTGGCAATCTCGCCACTCGCGACACGTGCGGCGAGACTGCTTTCCACGCCGGCGTCTTCGAGTTCACGACGGCGCGCGTACCAGGCATCGAGTTGCGTGGCCGGCAAGAGCGCGGGCAGTTGCGGCGCGAGCCTATGCGCGGCTTCACGGCAACGCGCGAGCACGCCCGCCGTATCGTTCGGACTTTGTTCGAGCGTTCGCAGAAACCAGAGTGCGGTGTCGTCGAGCAGACGCACGACATCGACGAACATGCGTGCCTGCACTTCATCCGCGACGAGATTGTCCAGTCCGTCGATATTGCGCCACAAGTCATCGAGGCTGAAGACGTCGCGCGCCATCAATGCGGCGCGCACGATATCGCTCGGCCGCGCATCGGTTTCCTCCATCAGCCGATGCACGAACGTGCAACCCGTGCGATTCACGAGCACGTTGGTCAGATGCGTGGCGAGAATCTCGCGCTTGAGCGGATGATGCTGCATGGTCGCGCTAAAACGGCGCTGCAGCGGCTTCGGAAAATACGCGGGCAGCAGATCGGCGACGAGCGGATCTTCCGGCACGTCGGATTCGAGCAATTCGTCGTAGAGCCACATCTTGCCGTAGGCAAGCAGCACGGCGCGTTCGGGCGATGTCAGTCCGGACCTTGCAGCGGCGCGCTCGGCGATTTCGTCGTCGGATGGCAGGAACTCGATCTTGCGCTTGAGCCGGCCCGCGCGTTCGAGATAACGCATCATGCGCGCCTCGGCATCGAGCGTCTCAGCGACGTGCCGGTTCGCAATCGACAACGCCTGCGTCTGCGCGTAGTTGTCTTTCAACACGAGCAGGCCCACTTCGTCCGTCATTTCCGCGAGCAGCACGTTGCGCTGCTTCTCGGTCATCTCGCCGTCCGCGACCACGAGGCCGAGCAAAATCTTGATGTTGACTTCGTGATCCGAGCAGTCGACACCCGCCGAATTGTCGATGGCATCCGTATTGATGCGTCCGCCCCGCTGCGCGAACTCGATGCGCCCCAGTTGCGTGAAGCCCAAATTGCCGCCTTCGGCGACGACCTTGCAGCGCAGTTCCGCACCGTTCACGCGCACGGCGTCGTTGGTGCGATCGCCGACTTGCGCGTTGGTCTCGATACTCGATTTCACATACGTACCGACGCCGCCGTTATAGAGCAGATCGGCTTCGGCGAGCAGAATCGCGCGGATCAGCTCGACGGGCGCAAGACTCGATGCCGTGATGCCCAGCACCTTCTGCACTTGCGGTGACACGGGAATGGTCTTCGCCGTGCGCGCATGAATGCCGCCGCCCGCCGAAATCAACGCGGTGTCGTAATCGGCCCAGCTCGAACGCGGCAACGCAAAGAGACGCTGACGTTCCTCGAAGCTCGTGGCCGCATCCGGATTCGGATCGAGGAACACATGCCGATGATCGAACGCCGCGATCAGGCGGATATGCCGCGACAGCAACATGCCGTTGCCAAACACATCGCCCGACATGTCGCCGACGCCGACCACGGTGAAGTCGGTGGTCTGCGTATCGAAATTCATCTCGCGGAAATGCCGCTTGACCGACTCCCACGCGCCACGCGCCGTAATGCCCATCTTCTTGTGATCGTAGCCAACCGAGCCGCCCGAGGCGAAGGCATCGTCGAGCCAGAAGCCGTATTCATGCGCAATGGCGTTCGCATAATCGGAGAAGGTGGCCGTGCCTTTGTCCGCCGCGACGACGAGATACGGATCGTCGGGATCGTGGCGCACGACATCGGGCGGCGGCACGATGCCATCGGGCTTGCGGTTGTCGGTGACATCGAGCAGGCCGCGCAGGAACATCTGATAGCACGCGACGCCTTCCGCGAGAAACGCTTCGCGGTCGGTGAGCGGCGGCGGATTCTTCACGACGAAACCGCCCTTCGAACCGACCGGCACGATCACCACGTTCTTCACCATCTGCGCCTTCATGAGGCCAAGCACCTCGGTGCGGAAGTCTTCGCGCCGGTCCGACCAGCGTAAGCCGCCGCGCGCCACGCGGCCGCCGCGCAGATGCACGCCTTCCACGCGCGGCGCGTAGACCCATATCTCGAACATCGGCTTGGGTTCGGGCAGACCCGGCACTTTCGAAGGATCGAGCTTGAACGACAGATACGGACGCGGTTCTCCGTTCGGCTCGCGGCGGAAATGATTCGTGCGTACGGTCGCCGTGATGACGCCGAGGAACTGCCGCAGAATGCGGTCTTCATCGAGATTCGGCACCTTGTCGAGGGCCGCTTCGATATCGGCGAGCACGCGCTCGACGTGGGGTTCGCGCTCTTCGGCCGAACCGCCGCGTGCGGGATCGAAACGCACCATGAAAAGTTCGAGCAGCTTCGTCGCGATCTTCGGATTGCCGGTGAGCGCGCGTTCGATATACGCGTCGCTGAAATTCGAGCCGACCTGCCGCAGATACTTCGCATACGCGCGCATGATGGTCACGTCGCGTGCGCCGAACTGCGCGCGCAGCACGAGGCGATTGAAGTCGTCGCTCTCGGTTTCGCCCGTCCAGACGCTCGCGAACGCGTTTTCGAAGAGCGGCTTCACGCGGTCGATATCGAACTCCACGTCGTCCTGCAATTCGAGACCGAAATCGTGAATCCACGCGGTAGGCGCGCCGTTCGGCTCGATCAGATACGGCCGCTCCTCGTCCACGCGCACGCCGAGATGTTCGAGCATCGGCAAGCTTGCGGACAACGCGATCGGCTCGCCCACGCGATACACCTTGAAGCGAAACGCGCGCCGTCCCGGTTCTATGGCCGCTTCGATCGGCCGATAAAGACTCATTGCGAGACCGCCGGGGCGCGAATGCGTCGCCTCGATCAGTTCAATATCGCGCACCGCCGTGCGTGCCGGATAATCCTCGCGATAACCGGCGGGAAACGAATCCGCATAACGGCGCAACAGCCGGTTGCCCTCTTCCTCGCCGTGACTGTCGATGAGCGCATCGGCGAGATCGTCCTGCCAGCGGCGCGCGACTTGCACGACGCGCGCTTCGAGTTCGCGCGTATCGACTTCGGGCATTGCGCCACGATCCGTGCGCACGACGATATGAATTCGCGCCAGCGGCGACTCCGACAACAGCGGCGTGAACTCGATGCTCTTGCCGTTGAACGCCTCCATCAGTACTTTGGAAATGCGGCGGCGCAGGTCGGTGTTGAACTTGTCGCGCGGCACGAAGACGAGACACGACACGAAGCGGTCGAAGCGATCGCGCCGAACGAACAGACGCGTGCGCTGATGTTCCTGCAGACGCAGCACGCCGAGCGCGATGTCGAAGAGCACGTCTTCATCGGCCTGGAAAAGTTCGTCGCGCGGATATTGTTCGAGCACGGAGATGAGCGACTTCGCGAGATGCCCTTTTTCGAGGAAGCCCGCGCGCCGCACGATGTTCGCGCACTTGCGCCTCACAATAGGAATCTCGGAGGTCGGCACGAGATAAGCCGTCGATGTGTAAAGCCCGAGAAAGCGCCGTTCGCCCGTGACCTTGCCGTCGGGCGAGATGCGCTTCACGCCGACGTAATCCAGATAGCCCGGCCGATGCACCGTGGCACGCGAATTCGCCTTGGTCAGAAAGATCGGCGCCGCGCCTTCGACGATAGCAGCCGCGCCCGGCGGCAGCGGCGTGAGATCGCCGCCCGCCGGCTCGCGCAGAATGCCCGCTCCCGAACCCGGCACGCCGCGCAGCGCGAGACCGTCTTCGTGCTCGACGAGGTCGTAATCGCGGCAGCCGAGGAACGTGAAGTGATCGGCCACCATCCATTCGAGAAAGGCGCGCGCTTCGAGACCGTCGGGAGACGTATCGCGCGCTTTCAGATCGGCAATGGACGCGCGCGCCGCATCGACCACTTTCGGCCAGTCCTCGACCGCCTCGCGCACGTCGCCGAGCACGCGCGCAATGCTCTCGCGCACTTCTTCGAGCCGCTCGCCTTCGCTGCAGCGGTCCACTTCGAAATGAATGAACGATTCGAGCGACGAGCGGCCATCGCCTGCATCGGCGTGACCTTGTCCTATACGCACGATCTCGCCGGCGTGCGGCCCGGCATCCGCGCGCCACACGCGAAACACCGGATGAATGGCCGAATGCAGCGCAAGACCGAGACGGTTCAGCTCCATGGTCACGGAATCGACGAGGAAAGGCATGTCGTCGTTGACGATCTCGACCACCGTATGGTCGGAATGCCAGCCGTGCTGTTCGAGATTGGGGTTGTAGACGCGCAGGACCTCGCGCCCGCCCGCGAACTGCTGCGCCGTTTGCCAGTGCGCCATGGCCGCGCCGTAGAGATCGGCGATATCGCGGCTCGCGATATCCTCGATATCCACCTGGTCGTAGTAATGACGCAGGAAAGGCTCGATGAGCTGGAAGGCGGCGTCAGGCAGACGCCCGCGTGCGAATTCGAGCAGATCCTTGATGAGATGTTCGACCTGCGCTTCGTTCCTGACCAGCATGGTGCCCTCCTCAGTCTTTTCGAGTCTGTCGGATGCTCTGCAGGATTATGCGCCCCGTCGTGCGGAAGCCTTGGATGGACCATGTGCGGATGCACAATGCGCGAGCGCTCGTCAGGGCACCTTATTCCGTCACGATGACGAACGCGCGACAGCCCGAAGACGGGCTGCTCAGTAACCCAACGCGCCGTTGCCGCCGGGAAGGTCGACGGTGCCGGAGTCGGAGAAACGCGTGCCGCCGAATGGACCGCCCGCGAGCTTGCCGCGCGCGACGTAGGAGACCTTGCTGACCGAGTCGCCGGATGCGTAGCCGAGCGCCTGACGCGCCACCGATACCGCCGACACCGTCACCGGCACCGACACCACGACTTCGCCGAAGCGCGGCACCGTGCCGCTTTGCGGACTGACGCCGCTTGCGAAGGAACGGCCGTTGACGTCGAGATCGAGCGCGACGCCGTCGAAGTTCACGGCGGTATCGTTCGGATTCTGCACGCGCAGCTTCACGGCGAAGCGCATTTCGAGCCCCTGCCCTTCGAGCGGTTCGATGCCCGCGACGCTCACGCGCATGCTGTCGCGGTTGAGCAGACTCGCGCACCCGGAGAAGGCGAACAGCATCACGAGAGCGGTGATCAGGAAAAGGAAACGGCTTCGCGCGTGATTCGGTTGCATCGGCAAGGGCTCCTGTTGCGAGAGATTAGGCAACGGACATTCTAACGGGGTGATGCCTTTATGCCGGACCGGTCAGCACATGCACCGCGTTCAGCAGCATGCGAACATGCGCGTGATGGAACCAGAGATCGTCCACGACATAGAACGCGGCAACCCATGACAAGCCGACCACGATCAGGTCGCAGGTTCCGCTCGTCCAGAGATTGAGCGAATGACGCGGACCGATCCAGGGCACGCCGAGCGGGTTGGGCCAGTCCGCGAGCAAATGCATGATGCCGCCGCACGCGAACCCGAAGCCGACCGCCGCGGCGGGATGTTGTCTCAGCAGATGCCACGAAAGCGCGAGCAAGGCGCCCCAGCCGATGCCCCAATGCGTCAGCGTGCGATGCGTGATCCAGAGCTTGCGCCTCTTGCTCCACCAGGCGACTTCGAGCCAGTCCGGCGCGGTTGCACCGGCTACCCCAGCAAGTAACGCCAGCGCAAGGTAAAGGTAATACATGCCGCCGCTGGTCTTGTCGATGCCTTGCGCGCTGCCGATGTTGCCCATATGGCCAACGATTGCCGCCGCGATGATTCCCGCAGCCCACCCGGTCGCGTGATGGGCCTTGCTCGATGCCATGACTGCCTTGTCCTGCTCGCAATGAAGAGCGCAGATGTTCGCATGGCGCGCGTCTGCCGGAGCGGGCGGATACAGAAACTTACGTAAATGCGGGACCTGCAACACCGCTCATGGTTCTTTCGGCGGCGAGATGGCCCAGCGTTGACTAGAATGAATAAAACAACGCTGCGCGTGCGCGCCTTCGTGCATCTTTATCTATCGACTTTTATCGTCATGCAACAGCTGAAATACCTGAGCGCTTATCCGAATACGCTACAGGACAAAGTGCGCCGATTGATTGCCCAGCAACAGCTCGGCAGCTATCTCGAAGCGCGTTATCCGCAGAAGCACGCGGTGCAGTCCGACCGCGCGCTCTATCAATACTGTGCGGAGCTCAAGAGCGAGTTTCTGCGCGTGGCGCCTTCCATCGACAAGGTCATCTACGACAGCAAGCTCGATGTGCTGCGTCATGCGCTCGGACTCCATACGGCGATTTCACGTGTGCAGGGCGGCAAGCTCAAGGCGAAGAAAGAGATACGGATCGCATCGCTCTTCAAGGATACGGCTCCCGAGTTTCTTCGGATGATTGTCGTGCATGAACTCGCGCATCTGAAAGAGAACGATCACAACAAGGCGTTTTACCGGCTCTGCGAATTGATGCAGCCGGGGTATCACCAAATCGAGTTCGATCTACGGCTTTATTTGACGCATCGGGATTTGGTGCGGGGAGGATGATCAGGAAGAAGGCTAAGGGTGTGACGCCTGCTCGCTCAGTGCCCGAGCGAGGGGTCGTACTTTCAAGTACGCCCCTTCGCGATGACTTAGAGTTGGGCCGTCATCTGGAATCCAACCGTAACGCGTGAGGTTGGAAACCCTGACGGCTTGTAGATTGGCGTGCCGGCAAAAAGGTCGTAACTCAATCCAGCATATTTCGTTGGGACGCCGCCGCGAATGCCGATTACCGCGCCCACGAGCTGCGTTCCCGCGAGGAACGCCGTGTTCGGGCCAAACACGCGTCCATAGTCGATGCCTGCGTAGAGCGCTTGCCCCGTCTTTCCGATCGGCGCTTGCAGCTCGTTGCGCCAGTAGAAGCCGCGTTCGGCCGCGAGCATCTGTTCACCGTCGAAGCCACGCACCGTATAGCGGCTGCCGATGGTCAGATCGTCGATGTAGTTGAGCGTGTCGTTCGTGTACTGGCCGTGGATCGTCGTCACGTAGCGAAGCGCTTGATTTGCGATGGCTAACGGCACCGAGAGGTTCGCATCGAGCACGGCCATGTGGAAGCGGTAAGTCGGGCCGCTTGGCTTGGTCGCCGGCGTCGGTGCGATATTCGGGTCGGGCGGCAAGGATGGATCGGGCGTCGCGCCAAATGCGCCGATGCCCTGGCGAAACGCAAGCGTGCCGTCGAACTGCGCACCACCCAGGTAATGCCGATCCGTCAGACCAAGTTCCAGGAACGTGTTGTTGCGGTGCTGGAGTTCGATCTCGGTGTCGTCGATGAAGCTCGCGCCGAAGCGCTTCGACAGTTGCACGTAGGTGCCGAACACGTCGCTTTGTCCGCGATGTAAGACGCGCGCGAGTTTGACGCCGGCGGTCTGTGAGTTGCCACTCGACACGAAGGTCTGGTTGGCGCCCGCGATCTGTTGATAGTACGTGTTGGTGTTGCCGAAGACGGTCGCGGTCCAATAGCCCCATGGCATCGAATACGATCCGTTGAAGCCATGCGAGCCCAAGCCCTTGTCGCCGAACTCGAGGTCCTGATTTGCGCCGACAGTGAGGACGTCATTCAGGCCAAGGAGATTGTCGATGCCGAGACTGAGGTTGCCTTGGAGCTTACCCGTCGCGCGGCTGCCCGAGTTATCGACCGATGCGACGAACGAATAAGGCTTGCCGCGCTTGACCGTGAGCACGACATCGCTCTCGCCGGGGATGTCGGTCGGCTCGATCTTCATGTCCGCATCTTGACTGGCGACGCGCTTCATCTGTTCGATGCCTTGTTCAAGGTCGCGCAAGTCGAGGACGTCGCCGGGTCTTGTGGGGAAAGCGGTTTTCCACGAGCCCCGTGACATGGGTTCGGCGAACCGTATGTCACGAATGACGCCGGGGACCAGCGCGAACTTGAGCGTGCCATGCGACAGGTCTTGCTCGGGTAACAACACGCGTGTGGTGATGTAGCCGCGACTCAGGATCGCTTGCTGCAAGCCCTTGGTCAGCAGGTTCACGCCTTCTTTGCCGATGCATTGATCGGTGTAGTGGCCGAGCCACTCACGCGCGAACGCAAACGGATCGAGCGGTAAGGCCGATGCGCCTTTGGCGCGTATCGCGTCGGGCAGGCTTGGTGGAACGTCGAGCGTGAACGTGTTGATGCGAAAGCACGGCGATTCGGTTGGCAGGGTTGAAAAGTCCTGAGCACCGGGAACGGCTGAACGCACGGCGGGAGCTTGCACGGCGTCGTCGCGTTGCTGCGCTTCGCGTTGCTGCTGGACCTGTTGTTCTTGCTGGGCGTTGGCGCGTGTCGCTGCCGCTTCGTCTGCCATGCTCGGCGCTTGCTGCGCGTGGACTGCGAGTGGTATCAAGGCTATAAGCGGCAAAGCCGCCAGCCTTCTACAAATTTTCATGCTTAGTATGAATCCGTTTCTATGACTTCTGTGCGTTTCAGACTCACTGGAGCAAGCAGTCTTGCCGTCCAGTTAAACCCGAATCGAACTAAGTTTTTTCAATGAGTATGCTGGAACATTAAGTGAGCTTAGGAATCTCCTAAGCCGCGTCGGCTTTCAGAAAAGGTACATTCATCTCAAAGCCAACCACGTCAGAACAACGCAAGACTTCTCATTTCTGCCTCACGCACACATGCCAAATTCAAAGCTCTAGCTATTGCATCATCGATCGCCAAATCCGCGCCGTCTGCGACAATAGAATCATCCGCGTCTATCAAGCATATTCGGATGCTATCGCCGATACCGCGTTGGCTGAAGGAACATTCGTTTCACCGCCATTAATCAATGACTTACAGCGATCAAAATGAGCGTTTAAACCGTGTCTTTTAGCACCTCTCAGTCCCGATCCCAATCTTTCAAGGGGTTCCGCGAGGGACGCTCAAAAATCAGGCAAAAAATGTGTATAAGACGTAGGTTTAACTACCCCGTTATTGAGTCGGCTCCGATCTCCAAGCGTTGTCGAACATCACGCGAATGCCGCTTTTTCTGGTAGATATCAAAAGCGATTATCTTCAACGAGGGAGGGTCACTCTCCGCATACGCCCATCTGGGAATATCAATTTTCGCAATCTCTGTCGAATTGACCAGAATCCAATAAGTATCCTCACCCTGTTCGGGTATCCAATGCACTGCAAATGCCTTCTTCGGTTCCGGAAAGAAACTGCGCAAAGAAGTCTCAAAGCATCGTTACTAGCCAGCAAGCTAGTTGAACTTTGAAGTAGGCGCTGCCGAGCGGCTTCCACTGTTATCTTGCTTGCATCACTTGGCACTTACCCCGTAATTTCTAATAATTTTACTTATAAAGTCTCGATCAAACACTTCGTGAAAAACCGAGCAGGAATTATGCTGAGCTTTCGCGAAATCGTCTAGGGAAAGGAACCAATCTTTTTTAATCGCATCGAATACCGATACCATCTCCGTGTCGTTACTTCTGAAAGCAAGAATTCCCCAATTTACGGGTATATCTTGCGCCATCACCCATCGCCCTTCATCCGAAAAAACAATAAATCCAAATGGATTTCCAGCATCAACAAGCTCGTCATCCAATATTTTTATTTTCTCTGCCCGATTTTCCGCTTGCGAAATTTTCATTAGCGGTTTCAAGGTATTTGCGCAATAACCATCTATTCCTTGCCGATGTAAAACAGCGTTCTGCAACTCTATAAAAAAGGCGGGCTCCGCCCTCAAAAAAAAGTCATAAAATAAAAATCTATCATAGTCTTCTGATACAAATTTATTCGGCAACGTTGGCTTGCCGATAATAATTTTCGATATCGAATTCATATGCTTCATTTCGAGTTAAATCTCAATTTGGTTGCTTGCCCCATTACGGTGACGCCTGCCGCGCCTTGCGCCGCGCTACCAATGCCGCCGCCTCCAAGACCACCAATTAGCGCGCCACCCGCAATGTGAAGGGCGATGCAATTCGCCCACTTTCATCCCAAATGATTTAGTCATATCACAACATCATCCAAGCTGGGTCATTCAATTGGTCAGCTATTCATGAGTTTCACAATCCATAGCGTGGCAATGATGAAAACACCACTGCAACGGTACACCAATAAAATACCTTTCCTTTTTGGGTCAGTTTTTTGTGCCGCTCCTCTGTGGGACCAGGTAATCCAACCATAGGCAACCTCATTTTCTATTATCCAATAATGGAAAGGAATGACTCCAAGGCGTTATGCCCGCTGCGATTCCACTAGATGAACCAAGGCCTATTTTCCACAGCTGTTGCCCCTCCATATGCGTGTGTGATACCTCCTACTATACTCAGCGGTAAAGGCGTCGGTATTGACACTGCGAATTGATTCCCATCGCCGTTCATAAACTCGTTCGTTGCGTTCGCGCTGTAAGCCCCAAAAATCCAACCGATCGTTGCTGCAAAGCTTGGATTCCAAGCCGGAGCGGGAAAGGACTGCGAAACGCCAGCGGACGCATAAGCGGTCCCATCAGCCAAATTGACTGCACCGCCAACAGTACCGGAAAGAATAGAACCGCTCACGTTTGCATAATTCGGGGAGATCGAATCTAAGGCTGCTTGTGAATTAGCTGCATCTGCATGGACCGCAGTTACCACCAGCGAGGCATTGCATACCCACAGACCACTGCACACCTTTGAGAGGCCAGTTTTTTTCGGATCGAGTATTTGGTTGTACAACTCTACCGCCGAACCCGTCGCCGCACCCGCTGTACCACCAATAAGCGCGCCGCCCGTACTCGCCGCCACGTTTGCGGCAAGAGTGCCGAGCAAGTCCGATCCCGTTTCCGATGCCACGTTCCTCGAAAGGTTATCCAGTTGGTTTGCCAATTTCGAGACAAGTCCTGCGCCCGCGGCAGCGCCCACCGCTGTGACGACACTGCCTCCGCCTAATCCGCCAATCAGCGCACCACCCGCCACGTGCAAAGCAATCCGGTTCGCGCCTCCCTCATCCCAATCACCAGCACCCAACACGCCCACCGTTGTCAAACTCCGTTTTTCCTCGACGCGCCAAGCACTTACAACCCGGTTTCTCCGACGCACCTGACACCCAGCAATTTTTTTCCCCGACGCGGTTTTGAGCTTAGAGAGGCGAGTTTGCCAGATGACGCGCCGCGCTCATCCCAATAACATCGCATGACGAACCATTTATCCCGCCGGGGCTGACGGCTGCCGCAGGCAACACTCACGGCCCGCTGACCACAACCAGTTCACATGGAGAACTGACCATGGCTGACGCCAATCTTAAACCACGTCGCACACACGACGAACACCGACAGCGCCGCCCCGCTTTGCATCGTCCCCTGATTGTTCGCGATGATGCCGCCGCGCACCTGCATCGCGCCTTGCGATACGAGCGAGCCGCTCTGGTTGGCAATCTGACTCGCGCTCTGCACGATGAGCGGTCCTTGCGCCGAAACCTGGCCCCCTTGATTCGAGAGCCTGCCCGCGTCGAGCGTCACACTTCCGCCAGCCGTCAAGGCCCCGTGATCATTTACAAGCGCGCCTGCTGCACGGGCCACCACCGATGAACCCGCGCTCGTCGTCGCGCCCGACAGGTTTAGATCACCTGCGGTCGCGGACAATGAAACGTCGCCGTTTGCCGCGGTCTGGCTGCCCGCAAGATTGATGCTGCTGCCGGAGAGCGTCGCACTTGCGCCCGCCACGTTCTGACCGGTCGCGCTTACCGCACCCGAGGCCATGACGGTCAGAACGCCGCTCTGAGCGACCGCGCCATTGGTACTCACGCCCGCGCCGAGCGTCCCCGTCGATGCGACGCTGCCTGCGCTGACTGACGTGTTCTGCTGCGCGGCCAGTGTGCCGCTATTGTTCAGCGCACCACTCGTCGTGGCGATGACATTGCCTTGCGCGTAAGTCGTGCCACTGTTCGCAATGCCATCGCGCGCCGATGCGTTGATCGAGCCGCTGGCATTGGTTGTTCCGGCAAGCACGAGTTGACCATTCGACTGCAGCGTCAGATCGCCGGCTTGCGCGGCCAGCACACCCTTGGTCGATACCCCGACGCCGTACTCGTTGCTCGTGAGAAAGATCCGGTTGGCGTACATACCACCCAGGGCGCTCACGTCGATCGCAACTGCCGGTGCTGTACCATTGCCAGCGATGGGCGTCGCGGCAAGAGTGTCGTGATCAACCTGATTTGAACCTGCGATGGCGTTCAAATTGTTGGCGTACACCGCCGCATTGATTTGAATCGCGCGAGCCAGAAGATCAACTTGATCGACGTTGGTGGCGTTCAGCCCCGCGCCTTGCACGGTGATATTGCCGCCCGTGACATTGAAGCCCGCGAGACTGCCGTTCGGGCCATAATTCGGCGTGCCGGTGGTGAGAATGACGCGCGAGGTGTTGATGAAGCCCGCGCCGTCGACTACCAAGCCATTCGGATTGGCGACGACCACCTCTGCTTTAGACCCCGCAACTTCCAAATACCCGTGCAGTTGCGAAGGCGCATTGCTCATCACCTGATTGACGATGATCTTCGCTGAATTGCCGGGCGTCAGATTCCCATTACCCGAGATGTATCCCGCTAGCTGGCTTTGGATATTGACCGGCGAATTATTGAGAATCGCGCCCTTCGCAAGCACGTCGAATTGTGAAAAATTATTGACGGAAACACCGCTGCCGGACGGTCTTGCGATATTGACCTGATTCAAACCATTCTGAGTTT includes these proteins:
- a CDS encoding M48 family metallopeptidase; the protein is MQQLKYLSAYPNTLQDKVRRLIAQQQLGSYLEARYPQKHAVQSDRALYQYCAELKSEFLRVAPSIDKVIYDSKLDVLRHALGLHTAISRVQGGKLKAKKEIRIASLFKDTAPEFLRMIVVHELAHLKENDHNKAFYRLCELMQPGYHQIEFDLRLYLTHRDLVRGG
- a CDS encoding NAD-glutamate dehydrogenase, with protein sequence MLVRNEAQVEHLIKDLLEFARGRLPDAAFQLIEPFLRHYYDQVDIEDIASRDIADLYGAAMAHWQTAQQFAGGREVLRVYNPNLEQHGWHSDHTVVEIVNDDMPFLVDSVTMELNRLGLALHSAIHPVFRVWRADAGPHAGEIVRIGQGHADAGDGRSSLESFIHFEVDRCSEGERLEEVRESIARVLGDVREAVEDWPKVVDAARASIADLKARDTSPDGLEARAFLEWMVADHFTFLGCRDYDLVEHEDGLALRGVPGSGAGILREPAGGDLTPLPPGAAAIVEGAAPIFLTKANSRATVHRPGYLDYVGVKRISPDGKVTGERRFLGLYTSTAYLVPTSEIPIVRRKCANIVRRAGFLEKGHLAKSLISVLEQYPRDELFQADEDVLFDIALGVLRLQEHQRTRLFVRRDRFDRFVSCLVFVPRDKFNTDLRRRISKVLMEAFNGKSIEFTPLLSESPLARIHIVVRTDRGAMPEVDTRELEARVVQVARRWQDDLADALIDSHGEEEGNRLLRRYADSFPAGYREDYPARTAVRDIELIEATHSRPGGLAMSLYRPIEAAIEPGRRAFRFKVYRVGEPIALSASLPMLEHLGVRVDEERPYLIEPNGAPTAWIHDFGLELQDDVEFDIDRVKPLFENAFASVWTGETESDDFNRLVLRAQFGARDVTIMRAYAKYLRQVGSNFSDAYIERALTGNPKIATKLLELFMVRFDPARGGSAEEREPHVERVLADIEAALDKVPNLDEDRILRQFLGVITATVRTNHFRREPNGEPRPYLSFKLDPSKVPGLPEPKPMFEIWVYAPRVEGVHLRGGRVARGGLRWSDRREDFRTEVLGLMKAQMVKNVVIVPVGSKGGFVVKNPPPLTDREAFLAEGVACYQMFLRGLLDVTDNRKPDGIVPPPDVVRHDPDDPYLVVAADKGTATFSDYANAIAHEYGFWLDDAFASGGSVGYDHKKMGITARGAWESVKRHFREMNFDTQTTDFTVVGVGDMSGDVFGNGMLLSRHIRLIAAFDHRHVFLDPNPDAATSFEERQRLFALPRSSWADYDTALISAGGGIHARTAKTIPVSPQVQKVLGITASSLAPVELIRAILLAEADLLYNGGVGTYVKSSIETNAQVGDRTNDAVRVNGAELRCKVVAEGGNLGFTQLGRIEFAQRGGRINTDAIDNSAGVDCSDHEVNIKILLGLVVADGEMTEKQRNVLLAEMTDEVGLLVLKDNYAQTQALSIANRHVAETLDAEARMMRYLERAGRLKRKIEFLPSDDEIAERAAARSGLTSPERAVLLAYGKMWLYDELLESDVPEDPLVADLLPAYFPKPLQRRFSATMQHHPLKREILATHLTNVLVNRTGCTFVHRLMEETDARPSDIVRAALMARDVFSLDDLWRNIDGLDNLVADEVQARMFVDVVRLLDDTALWFLRTLEQSPNDTAGVLARCREAAHRLAPQLPALLPATQLDAWYARRRELEDAGVESSLAARVASGEIATAVLDSAEVAACSERGLEIVASVYFGIGTLLDYRGIAERAMTLPITTHWDLLARAAALEELGRLKRALTVSALEQSRGIDDPDVIVESWRAKREAALDRYTRLLTELRASGGTSLSMLLVVVREMAVLERA
- a CDS encoding ShlB/FhaC/HecB family hemolysin secretion/activation protein — protein: MKICRRLAALPLIALIPLAVHAQQAPSMADEAAATRANAQQEQQVQQQREAQQRDDAVQAPAVRSAVPGAQDFSTLPTESPCFRINTFTLDVPPSLPDAIRAKGASALPLDPFAFAREWLGHYTDQCIGKEGVNLLTKGLQQAILSRGYITTRVLLPEQDLSHGTLKFALVPGVIRDIRFAEPMSRGSWKTAFPTRPGDVLDLRDLEQGIEQMKRVASQDADMKIEPTDIPGESDVVLTVKRGKPYSFVASVDNSGSRATGKLQGNLSLGIDNLLGLNDVLTVGANQDLEFGDKGLGSHGFNGSYSMPWGYWTATVFGNTNTYYQQIAGANQTFVSSGNSQTAGVKLARVLHRGQSDVFGTYVQLSKRFGASFIDDTEIELQHRNNTFLELGLTDRHYLGGAQFDGTLAFRQGIGAFGATPDPSLPPDPNIAPTPATKPSGPTYRFHMAVLDANLSVPLAIANQALRYVTTIHGQYTNDTLNYIDDLTIGSRYTVRGFDGEQMLAAERGFYWRNELQAPIGKTGQALYAGIDYGRVFGPNTAFLAGTQLVGAVIGIRGGVPTKYAGLSYDLFAGTPIYKPSGFPTSRVTVGFQMTAQL
- a CDS encoding metal-dependent hydrolase encodes the protein MASSKAHHATGWAAGIIAAAIVGHMGNIGSAQGIDKTSGGMYYLYLALALLAGVAGATAPDWLEVAWWSKRRKLWITHRTLTHWGIGWGALLALSWHLLRQHPAAAVGFGFACGGIMHLLADWPNPLGVPWIGPRHSLNLWTSGTCDLIVVGLSWVAAFYVVDDLWFHHAHVRMLLNAVHVLTGPA
- a CDS encoding LEA type 2 family protein; this translates as MQPNHARSRFLFLITALVMLFAFSGCASLLNRDSMRVSVAGIEPLEGQGLEMRFAVKLRVQNPNDTAVNFDGVALDLDVNGRSFASGVSPQSGTVPRFGEVVVSVPVTVSAVSVARQALGYASGDSVSKVSYVARGKLAGGPFGGTRFSDSGTVDLPGGNGALGY